The proteins below are encoded in one region of Micromonospora pisi:
- the nuoI gene encoding NADH-quinone oxidoreductase subunit NuoI, whose product MGISGTFKGFGVTFSHMFKKVVTTDYPFKPPTPAPRYHGRHILNRHPDGLEKCIGCELCAWACPADAIYVEGGDNTDEKRFSPGERYASTYQINYARCIFCGLCIEACPTRSLTMSNEYELARDSRQDLIFTKEQLLAPLLPGMEQPPHPMRLGDTEKDYYVGALTNPGTSAGAERAPWSETGTADAAGSTGDK is encoded by the coding sequence GTGGGCATCTCGGGGACCTTCAAGGGTTTCGGGGTCACCTTCTCGCACATGTTCAAGAAGGTGGTCACCACCGACTACCCGTTCAAGCCGCCGACGCCGGCCCCGCGCTACCACGGGCGGCACATCCTCAACCGTCACCCCGACGGGCTGGAGAAGTGCATCGGCTGCGAGCTGTGCGCCTGGGCCTGCCCGGCGGACGCGATCTACGTCGAGGGCGGCGACAACACCGACGAGAAGCGCTTCTCGCCCGGTGAGCGGTACGCCAGCACGTACCAGATCAACTACGCCCGCTGCATCTTCTGCGGACTCTGCATCGAGGCCTGCCCGACCCGCTCGCTGACGATGAGCAACGAGTACGAGCTGGCCCGGGACTCGCGGCAGGACCTGATCTTCACCAAGGAGCAGCTGCTCGCGCCGCTGCTGCCGGGGATGGAGCAGCCGCCGCACCCGATGCGGCTCGGGGACACCGAGAAGGACTACTACGTCGGTGCGCTGACCAATCCGGGCACCTCGGCCGGCGCCGAGCGGGCGCCCTGGTCGGAGACCGGTACGGCGGACGCCGCCGGGTCGACTGGAGACAAGTGA
- a CDS encoding NADH-quinone oxidoreductase subunit J, with translation MTTQTVLAAAGDVSTGEAVTFWILAPLALIGGLGMVVARNAVHSALWLVLTMLCLGVFYVLQAGPFIGMVQIIVYTGAIMMLFLFVLMLVGRDASDSLIETLRGQRVAAIALGLGFAALVASGVYRAVEGTTAVGLDEANRDGNVQGIASLLFTKYVFAFEVTSALLITAAVGAMVLAHVERRKEERMDQVATMKARFVPGNYPGPKPGPGVFATSSSVATPGRLPDGSLSERSVPEILPTREMTESETALKGTEK, from the coding sequence ATGACGACGCAGACGGTGCTCGCCGCGGCCGGCGACGTCTCCACCGGCGAGGCGGTGACCTTCTGGATCCTCGCCCCGCTCGCCCTGATCGGCGGGCTCGGCATGGTCGTGGCCCGCAACGCGGTGCACTCGGCGCTCTGGCTGGTGCTGACCATGCTCTGCCTGGGCGTGTTCTACGTGCTGCAGGCCGGACCGTTCATCGGCATGGTGCAGATCATCGTCTACACCGGCGCGATCATGATGCTCTTCCTGTTCGTGCTGATGCTGGTCGGTCGGGACGCCTCGGACTCGCTGATCGAGACACTGCGCGGCCAGCGGGTCGCCGCGATCGCCCTGGGCCTCGGTTTCGCCGCGCTGGTGGCGAGCGGGGTCTACCGGGCGGTGGAGGGCACCACCGCGGTGGGACTGGACGAGGCGAACCGGGACGGCAACGTCCAGGGCATCGCGTCGCTGCTCTTCACCAAGTACGTCTTCGCCTTCGAGGTGACCTCGGCGCTGCTGATCACCGCGGCCGTCGGCGCGATGGTGCTGGCGCACGTGGAGCGGCGCAAGGAGGAGCGGATGGACCAGGTGGCGACCATGAAGGCGCGCTTCGTCCCGGGTAACTACCCCGGTCCGAAGCCCGGCCCGGGTGTCTTCGCCACGTCGAGTTCGGTCGCCACCCCCGGCCGGCTCCCGGACGGCTCGCTCAGTGAGCGCAGCGTGCCCGAGATCCTGCCGACCCGGGAGATGACCGAGTCGGAGACCGCGCTGAAGGGGACCGAGAAATGA
- the nuoK gene encoding NADH-quinone oxidoreductase subunit NuoK — translation MRPEYYLVLASVLFTIGAVGVLVRRNAIVLFMCVELMLNAANLALVTFSRINGDLNGQIMAFFVMVVAAAEVVVGLAIIMSIFRTRRSASVDDANLLKY, via the coding sequence ATGAGACCGGAGTACTACCTCGTCCTCGCCTCGGTGCTCTTCACCATCGGCGCGGTCGGGGTCCTCGTCCGCCGTAACGCGATCGTGCTCTTCATGTGCGTCGAGCTGATGCTCAACGCGGCCAACCTGGCGCTGGTCACCTTCAGCCGGATCAACGGCGACCTGAATGGCCAGATCATGGCGTTCTTCGTGATGGTGGTCGCCGCGGCCGAGGTCGTGGTCGGACTCGCGATCATCATGTCGATCTTCCGGACTCGACGCTCGGCGAGCGTCGACGACGCCAACCTGCTGAAGTACTAA
- the nuoL gene encoding NADH-quinone oxidoreductase subunit L gives MEETVEYAQATGLLSSVWLLVAIPLASAAILLLLGRRADRWGHWLGVASIGAAFVLGLTYFFQLRGLDNKSVESSLWEFISVGNFKVDFGLLFDPLSGVFVLLITGVGFLIHLYAVGYMEHDPGRRRFFAYFNLFVAAMLMLVLGNNYVMLYFGWEGVGLASYLLISFWYGRPSAATAGKKAFLMNRVGDAGLAIAIFIMFATFGTTQYNEVFNGVIGGVDAGTLAGGTVLAIGLLLLLGAAGKSGQFPLQAWLPDAMEGPTPVSALIHAATMVTAGVYLIARSNPIFSADHTLQTVVVSVGALTLLMGCIIGAAKDDIKRVLAWSTVSQIGYMFLGVGLGGGAYALAIIHLLAHGFFKANMFLGAGSVMHGMKDQVDIRRFGGLAKYMRITWLTFGAGWLAIIGMWPFSGYFSKEPIIAAAFERHGWTAWLYGGAALLGAGLTAFYMTRLFVLTFHGPKRWTDDIEHPHESPAIMTIPLILLGIGSLGAGALLATSVPDWLAPAVLPEAEEGAHGVLSHGVITTLSLVLTVLGAGLAWLLFRNGTALQQQPVGPVVQAARRNLYTDAFNEAVFEKPGIFLTRALVYLDNRGIDGLVNGLAAAVGGGSGRLRRLQTGFVRSYAMSMLTGALLVVAAFLALQMGWLA, from the coding sequence GTGGAAGAGACTGTGGAGTACGCCCAGGCCACGGGGCTACTGAGCAGCGTGTGGCTGCTGGTGGCCATCCCCCTGGCCAGCGCGGCGATCCTCCTGCTGCTCGGCCGTCGGGCCGACCGGTGGGGTCACTGGCTGGGCGTGGCGAGTATCGGCGCCGCATTCGTGCTTGGCCTGACCTATTTCTTCCAGCTGCGCGGCCTGGACAACAAGTCCGTCGAGAGCAGCCTCTGGGAGTTCATCTCGGTCGGCAACTTCAAGGTCGACTTCGGCCTGCTCTTCGACCCGCTGTCCGGGGTCTTCGTGCTGCTGATCACCGGGGTGGGTTTCCTCATCCACCTCTACGCGGTCGGCTACATGGAGCACGACCCGGGCCGGCGTCGATTCTTCGCGTACTTCAACCTGTTCGTCGCCGCGATGCTCATGCTCGTGCTCGGCAACAACTACGTGATGCTCTACTTCGGCTGGGAGGGCGTCGGTCTGGCGTCGTACCTGCTGATCTCCTTCTGGTACGGGCGCCCGTCGGCGGCCACCGCCGGTAAGAAGGCGTTCCTGATGAACCGGGTCGGTGACGCCGGTCTGGCCATCGCCATCTTCATCATGTTCGCCACCTTCGGCACCACCCAGTACAACGAGGTCTTCAACGGGGTGATCGGCGGCGTCGACGCCGGCACCCTGGCCGGCGGCACCGTACTGGCGATCGGGCTGCTGCTGCTGCTCGGCGCGGCCGGCAAGTCCGGTCAGTTCCCGCTGCAGGCATGGTTGCCGGACGCGATGGAGGGTCCGACCCCGGTCTCCGCCCTGATCCACGCCGCCACCATGGTCACCGCCGGCGTCTACCTGATCGCCCGGTCCAACCCGATCTTCTCGGCGGACCACACGCTGCAGACCGTGGTGGTCAGCGTCGGTGCGCTGACGCTGCTGATGGGCTGCATCATCGGCGCGGCCAAGGACGACATCAAGCGGGTCCTCGCCTGGTCGACGGTGAGCCAGATCGGCTACATGTTCCTCGGCGTCGGACTCGGCGGTGGCGCGTACGCGCTGGCCATCATCCACCTGCTGGCGCACGGCTTCTTCAAGGCCAACATGTTCCTCGGCGCCGGTTCGGTCATGCACGGCATGAAGGACCAGGTCGACATCCGCCGCTTCGGCGGGCTCGCCAAGTACATGCGGATCACCTGGCTCACCTTCGGCGCCGGCTGGTTGGCGATCATCGGCATGTGGCCGTTCTCCGGCTACTTCTCCAAGGAGCCGATCATCGCCGCCGCCTTCGAGCGGCACGGCTGGACCGCGTGGCTCTACGGCGGAGCGGCCCTGCTCGGTGCCGGCCTCACCGCCTTCTACATGACCCGGCTCTTCGTGCTCACGTTCCACGGGCCGAAGCGCTGGACCGACGACATCGAGCACCCGCACGAGTCGCCAGCGATCATGACCATCCCGCTCATCCTGCTCGGGATCGGTTCGCTCGGCGCCGGCGCGCTGCTCGCCACCTCGGTGCCGGACTGGCTCGCCCCGGCGGTGCTGCCGGAGGCCGAGGAGGGAGCACACGGCGTGCTCTCGCACGGTGTGATCACCACGCTCTCGCTGGTGCTGACCGTGCTCGGTGCCGGGCTCGCCTGGCTGCTGTTCCGTAACGGCACCGCGCTGCAGCAGCAGCCGGTCGGGCCGGTGGTACAGGCCGCGCGGCGCAACCTGTACACGGACGCGTTCAACGAGGCGGTCTTCGAAAAGCCCGGCATCTTCCTCACCCGGGCCCTGGTCTACCTCGACAACCGCGGCATCGACGGGCTGGTCAACGGACTGGCCGCGGCGGTAGGCGGCGGCTCCGGCCGGCTGCGCCGGCTGCAGACCGGGTTCGTCCGGTCGTACGCGATGTCGATGCTCACCGGCGCCCTGCTGGTGGTGGCGGCGTTCCTGGCCCTGCAGATGGGATGGCTGGCCTGA
- a CDS encoding NADH-quinone oxidoreductase subunit M, with amino-acid sequence MEDFPFLSVLTLAPLVGALVVVFLPRSQPELAKRVALVWSVAVLVLSIFMWVAFQAGGDRLQFRESYSWIPRWGVNFTFAADGIALVMLMLIAILVPLVILASWHDADKSKRSVPVYFALLLLLECTMIGVFAAADVFLFYVFFEVMLVPMYFLIGSYGGHQRQYAAVKFFLYSLVGGLFMLAAVIGLWVVGGKTFDWQTLLQTLPQMDISTGTERWLFLGFFIAFAIKAPFFPFHTWLPDAGGAAPAGAAALLVGVMDKVGTFGILRYCLPLFPEASRWFAPWALALGVIGIIYAALLAVGQNDLKRLVSYTSIAHFGFIGVGIFAFTTQAGTGAVLYMLNHGLATGMLFLVVGMFVARRNSALISDFGGAGKMVPVLAGILFFAGLASLALPGTAPFISEFLVLIGTYTVNKPVAIIATAGIILAAAYVLWMVQRTTQGTLNPALTEVEGMRHDMNLREKVVVAPLIALILVLGFYPKPVTDVINPAVKATMENVGKSDPAPTVGHLPEAAK; translated from the coding sequence ATGGAGGATTTTCCCTTCCTCTCCGTACTGACGCTGGCGCCGCTGGTCGGTGCCCTGGTCGTGGTGTTCCTGCCACGCAGCCAGCCGGAGCTGGCCAAGCGGGTCGCGCTCGTCTGGTCGGTCGCCGTACTGGTGCTCTCGATCTTCATGTGGGTGGCGTTCCAGGCCGGCGGTGACCGACTCCAGTTCCGCGAGTCGTACTCCTGGATCCCACGCTGGGGGGTCAACTTCACCTTCGCGGCCGACGGCATCGCGCTGGTGATGCTGATGCTGATCGCGATCCTGGTGCCGCTGGTGATCCTGGCCAGCTGGCACGACGCGGACAAGTCCAAGCGGTCGGTGCCGGTCTACTTCGCGCTGCTGCTGCTCCTCGAATGCACGATGATCGGCGTCTTCGCCGCCGCCGACGTCTTCCTGTTCTACGTGTTCTTCGAGGTCATGCTGGTCCCGATGTACTTCCTGATCGGAAGCTACGGCGGACACCAGCGCCAGTACGCGGCGGTGAAGTTCTTCCTCTACTCGCTCGTCGGCGGGCTCTTCATGCTCGCCGCGGTGATCGGCCTCTGGGTCGTCGGCGGCAAGACCTTCGACTGGCAGACGCTGCTCCAGACGCTGCCGCAGATGGACATCTCCACCGGTACCGAACGCTGGCTCTTCCTCGGCTTCTTCATCGCCTTCGCGATCAAGGCACCGTTCTTCCCCTTCCACACCTGGCTGCCGGACGCCGGTGGCGCCGCCCCGGCGGGTGCCGCCGCACTGCTGGTCGGTGTGATGGACAAGGTCGGTACGTTCGGCATCCTCCGCTACTGCCTGCCGCTCTTCCCCGAGGCGTCCCGCTGGTTCGCCCCCTGGGCACTCGCCCTCGGCGTGATCGGCATCATCTACGCGGCGCTGCTCGCGGTCGGCCAGAACGACCTCAAGCGGCTGGTGTCGTACACCTCGATCGCCCACTTCGGCTTCATCGGCGTCGGCATCTTCGCCTTCACCACCCAGGCCGGCACCGGCGCGGTGCTCTACATGCTCAACCACGGTCTCGCCACCGGCATGCTCTTCCTGGTGGTCGGCATGTTCGTGGCCCGCCGCAACTCGGCGCTGATCAGCGACTTCGGTGGGGCCGGCAAGATGGTCCCGGTACTGGCCGGGATCCTCTTCTTCGCCGGTCTGGCCTCGCTGGCGCTGCCCGGCACGGCACCGTTCATCTCCGAGTTCCTGGTGCTGATCGGCACCTACACGGTGAACAAGCCGGTCGCCATCATCGCCACGGCCGGCATCATCCTGGCCGCCGCGTACGTGCTGTGGATGGTGCAGCGCACCACGCAGGGCACCCTGAATCCGGCTCTGACCGAGGTCGAGGGAATGCGGCACGACATGAACCTTCGGGAGAAGGTCGTGGTCGCGCCCCTGATCGCGCTCATCCTGGTACTCGGCTTCTACCCGAAGCCGGTCACCGACGTCATCAACCCCGCCGTCAAGGCCACGATGGAGAACGTCGGCAAGTCCGACCCCGCTCCGACGGTCGGGCACCTTCCGGAGGCCGCGAAATGA
- the nuoN gene encoding NADH-quinone oxidoreductase subunit NuoN gives MNTLQLPSINYAALAPILILLGTACVGVLVEAFVPRRLRHVVQLVLGLAALVAALIVVVLERTTQTVTAGEAVAVDGPTLFLQGAILVLAAMALLMIGERTLEHGGAFVAHAAVTVGSEEDRRQANEEGGSTEVFPLTMFAVGGMLLFVAANDLLTMFIALEVFSLPLYLLCALARRRRLLSQEAALKYFMLGAYASAFFLFGIALTYGFTAGVTNGQPGDEPGGVDFATISNAVADSSNNRILLVAGIAMISIGLLFKAAAAPFHVWTPDVYQGAPTPVTAFMAACTKIAAFGGLLRVLYVAFAGAAWDFTPILGAVAVLTMLVGAVLAVTQTDMKRLLAYSSVANAGYLLVGVLALTRDGLSSTMFYLVAYGFTVIAAFGVVSLVRDADGEATHLSRWAGLGRRSPLFAGIFTFLLLAFAGIPLTSGFTSKFAVFGAALDGGNTWMVIAGVLTSMILAFPYLRVVVMMWLSEPSESTPTVSIPGGLTSAALTIGVVATLALGVVPAPLLDLANGAAEFVK, from the coding sequence ATGAACACGCTGCAGTTGCCCTCCATCAACTACGCGGCCCTCGCGCCGATCCTGATCCTGCTCGGTACGGCCTGCGTCGGGGTCCTGGTCGAGGCGTTCGTCCCGCGGCGCCTCCGGCACGTGGTGCAGCTCGTCCTCGGTCTCGCCGCCCTGGTCGCCGCCCTGATCGTGGTGGTGCTGGAGCGGACCACCCAGACGGTCACCGCCGGTGAGGCGGTCGCGGTCGACGGTCCCACCCTCTTCCTGCAGGGCGCGATCCTCGTGCTCGCCGCGATGGCGCTGCTGATGATCGGTGAGCGGACGCTGGAGCACGGCGGCGCCTTCGTCGCCCACGCCGCGGTGACCGTCGGCTCCGAGGAGGACCGGCGGCAGGCGAACGAGGAGGGTGGCTCCACCGAGGTCTTCCCGCTGACCATGTTCGCGGTCGGTGGCATGCTGCTCTTCGTCGCCGCCAACGACCTGCTCACCATGTTCATCGCGCTCGAGGTCTTCTCGCTGCCGCTCTACCTGCTCTGCGCGCTGGCCCGTCGCCGGCGACTGCTGAGCCAGGAGGCCGCGCTCAAGTACTTCATGCTCGGTGCGTACGCCTCCGCGTTCTTCCTCTTCGGCATCGCGCTCACCTACGGCTTCACCGCCGGTGTGACGAACGGCCAGCCGGGCGACGAGCCGGGCGGCGTCGACTTCGCCACCATCAGCAACGCCGTCGCCGACTCGTCGAACAACCGGATCCTGCTGGTCGCGGGCATCGCCATGATCAGCATCGGGCTGCTCTTCAAGGCCGCCGCCGCGCCGTTCCACGTCTGGACCCCGGACGTCTACCAGGGCGCCCCGACGCCGGTGACCGCCTTCATGGCCGCCTGCACCAAGATTGCCGCCTTCGGTGGTCTGCTGCGGGTGCTCTACGTGGCGTTCGCCGGAGCCGCCTGGGACTTCACCCCGATCCTCGGTGCTGTCGCGGTGCTGACCATGCTGGTCGGCGCGGTCCTCGCGGTCACCCAGACCGACATGAAGCGGCTCCTCGCGTACTCGTCCGTGGCGAACGCCGGTTACCTGCTCGTCGGCGTACTCGCGCTCACCCGCGACGGCCTCTCCAGCACGATGTTCTACCTCGTCGCGTACGGCTTCACCGTGATCGCCGCATTCGGCGTGGTGAGCCTGGTCCGGGACGCCGACGGGGAGGCCACCCACCTGTCCCGCTGGGCCGGCCTCGGCCGCCGCTCGCCGCTCTTCGCCGGGATCTTCACGTTCCTCCTGCTGGCCTTCGCCGGCATCCCGCTCACCAGCGGCTTCACCAGCAAGTTCGCGGTCTTCGGGGCGGCGCTGGACGGCGGGAACACCTGGATGGTCATCGCCGGTGTACTGACCAGCATGATCCTTGCCTTCCCGTACCTCCGGGTCGTGGTCATGATGTGGCTTTCCGAGCCGAGCGAGTCCACCCCGACCGTCTCGATCCCGGGAGGCCTCACCTCCGCCGCGCTGACGATCGGCGTGGTCGCGACGCTCGCCCTCGGAGTGGTTCCGGCACCGCTGCTGGACCTCGCCAACGGCGCCGCAGAATTCGTCAAGTGA
- a CDS encoding polyprenyl synthetase family protein gives MVESVGRPADGLTGIGLDFVDEKVEASALAVLASVETELLASVASADPLVTEAARHLVEAGGKRFRPLLVALGAQFGDPTSEFVVPAAVVMELTHLATLYHDDVMDEALVRRGAPSANSRWTNSVAILVGDYLFARAADIAADLGPEAVRLQARTFARLVHGQIAETVGVRAGEDPVAHYLNVIGEKTGSLIATSARFGGMFGGAPEAHVEALARYGETIGVAFQLSDDLLDIASDSVQSGKTPGTDLREGVPTLPVLYALASDDDDAASVRLREILSVGPVTDDALHAEALGLLRESPALKRARETVRSYAEDAREQLTPLPSCSARQALESLCDFIADRTS, from the coding sequence ATGGTTGAGAGCGTGGGGAGACCGGCTGACGGCCTGACGGGAATTGGGCTCGACTTCGTCGACGAGAAAGTCGAGGCTTCGGCCCTGGCGGTCCTCGCCTCGGTCGAGACCGAACTGCTGGCGAGCGTGGCGAGCGCCGACCCGCTCGTGACGGAGGCGGCCCGGCATCTTGTCGAGGCCGGCGGCAAGCGGTTCCGGCCACTACTGGTCGCCCTCGGCGCCCAGTTCGGCGACCCGACCTCCGAATTTGTGGTGCCCGCAGCGGTGGTGATGGAGCTCACCCACCTCGCCACGCTCTACCACGACGATGTCATGGACGAGGCCCTCGTCCGGCGCGGCGCCCCGAGCGCCAACTCGCGCTGGACCAACTCGGTGGCGATCCTGGTCGGTGACTACCTCTTCGCCCGCGCCGCCGACATCGCCGCCGACCTCGGCCCCGAAGCCGTACGCCTCCAGGCCCGCACCTTCGCCCGGCTGGTACACGGACAGATCGCCGAAACCGTCGGCGTACGAGCCGGCGAGGACCCGGTCGCCCACTACCTGAACGTCATCGGCGAGAAGACCGGCTCCCTGATCGCCACCTCCGCCCGCTTCGGCGGCATGTTCGGCGGCGCCCCCGAGGCACACGTCGAGGCGCTCGCCCGCTACGGCGAAACCATCGGTGTGGCGTTTCAGCTCTCCGACGACCTGCTCGACATCGCCTCGGACTCAGTCCAGTCCGGCAAAACACCCGGCACCGACCTGCGGGAGGGCGTGCCCACCCTCCCCGTGCTGTATGCGCTCGCCTCCGACGACGACGACGCCGCCTCCGTACGGCTCCGCGAGATCCTCTCCGTCGGCCCGGTCACCGACGACGCCCTGCACGCCGAGGCACTCGGCTTGCTCCGCGAATCGCCGGCCCTCAAACGAGCCCGCGAAACCGTCCGCAGCTACGCCGAAGACGCGCGCGAACAACTCACCCCGCTGCCAAGCTGCTCCGCCCGACAGGCCCTCGAGTCCCTCTGCGACTTCATCGCCGACCGGACTAGTTAG
- a CDS encoding DUF3152 domain-containing protein has product MPARRTGKRRRPSATRRLLPPAAVAVVVGVAIAVVGLTGAGRHPNPSQANSAASAAANPAGSGSPAPSAQAPKPVVTPSQEAVAPPKPVTYPETGPRTWQVADGRSKVYGTSGQLLRFRVSVENKIEGITANEFADAVVTTLGDPRSWTGNGQWRLQRVGPNETAAFTIYLASPATRDQLCQDGYDRYTSCRNGNSVVINVARWAHGVPNYGASLAEYQLYVINHEVGHRLGHGHELCPGKGELAPVMQQQTLGMHGCTANAWPLQNGKLYAGKPGQYNDPIPD; this is encoded by the coding sequence ATGCCCGCCCGCCGCACCGGAAAGCGCCGCAGGCCCTCCGCCACCCGACGCCTGCTACCGCCCGCCGCAGTGGCCGTGGTCGTCGGCGTGGCGATCGCCGTGGTCGGCCTGACCGGGGCCGGCCGTCACCCCAACCCCTCCCAGGCCAACTCAGCCGCCAGCGCCGCCGCCAACCCGGCCGGCAGCGGCAGCCCCGCGCCCTCCGCGCAGGCCCCCAAGCCCGTCGTCACCCCGTCGCAGGAGGCCGTCGCGCCCCCGAAGCCGGTGACGTACCCCGAGACGGGCCCCCGCACCTGGCAGGTCGCCGACGGCCGCAGCAAGGTCTATGGCACCTCCGGACAACTGCTGCGGTTCCGGGTGTCCGTGGAGAACAAGATCGAGGGCATCACCGCCAACGAGTTCGCCGACGCGGTGGTCACCACGCTGGGAGACCCCCGAAGCTGGACCGGCAACGGCCAATGGCGACTACAACGCGTGGGACCGAACGAAACAGCGGCCTTCACGATCTACCTCGCCAGCCCGGCGACCCGCGACCAGCTCTGCCAGGACGGGTACGACCGCTACACCTCCTGCCGCAACGGCAACTCCGTCGTCATCAACGTCGCCCGCTGGGCGCACGGCGTACCCAACTACGGCGCATCCCTCGCCGAGTACCAGCTGTACGTCATCAACCACGAGGTCGGTCACCGGCTCGGCCATGGCCACGAACTCTGCCCCGGCAAGGGCGAACTCGCGCCCGTGATGCAGCAACAGACCCTCGGCATGCACGGCTGCACCGCCAACGCCTGGCCCCTCCAGAACGGCAAGTTGTACGCCGGCAAGCCCGGCCAGTACAACGACCCCATACCGGACTGA